In a genomic window of Lycium ferocissimum isolate CSIRO_LF1 chromosome 9, AGI_CSIRO_Lferr_CH_V1, whole genome shotgun sequence:
- the LOC132029552 gene encoding pentatricopeptide repeat-containing protein At1g62350, translated as MWRQGGQNLLRRASLPYHRCGIRQIITGSTSSSSSPSVSIWRRKKEMGKEGLMVAKELKRLQSNAVRFERFMKSHVSRLLKSDLLAVLAEFQRQNLVYLSIRLYEAVRKEIWYRPDMFFYRDMLFMLARNKKVDETKKVWEDLKKEGVLFDQHTFGDLVRAYLDGGLPAEAMHIYDEMRRSPDPPMSLPYRVILKGLLPYPELREKVKDDFLELFPDIVVYDPPEDLFDEEEWRKESDDD; from the exons ATGTGGCGTCAAGGCGGTCAAAATCTTCTGCGGCGAGCCTCACTACCATACCACAGATGTGGAATCAGACAAATCATTACTGGTtcgacatcatcatcatcgagCCCAAGTGTGTCGATATGGAGGCGCAAGAAAGAAATGGGGAAAGAAGGTTTAATGGTCGCTAAGGAGCTTAAGCGCTTACAGTCTAACGCGGTTAGGTTTGAGAGGTTTATGAAGTCACATGTTTCTCGTCTACTTAAATCTGACCTCCTTGCTGTTCTTGCTGAGTTCCAAAGACAAAATCTTGTTTACCTCTCCATCAGG TTGTACGAGGCTGTGCGCAAAGAAATATGGTATCGGCCAGACATGTTCTTTTACAGGGATATGCTTTTCATGCTTGCAAGAAACAAAAAGGTAGACGAAACAAAGAAGGTATGGGAAGATTTGAAGAAAGAAGGGGTGCTTTTTGATCAGCACACATTTGGCGATCTTGTCAGGGCTTATCTAGATGGTGGATTACCTGCAGAGGCAATGCACATATATGATGAAATGAGGCGCTCTCCTGATCCTCCTATGTCTTTACCTTATCGTGTTATATTGAAGGGGCTACTTCCTTACCCCGAATTGAGAGAAAAAGTGAAGGATGATTTTCTGGAACTGTTCCCAGATATTGTAGTCTATGATCCACCTGAAGATCTATTTGATGAGGAAGAATGGAGAAAggagagcgatgatgattag